A stretch of Lactuca sativa cultivar Salinas chromosome 6, Lsat_Salinas_v11, whole genome shotgun sequence DNA encodes these proteins:
- the LOC111905363 gene encoding pentatricopeptide repeat-containing protein At5g15010, mitochondrial: MWNFRRQFARSLLLHSHHNNSNSRTFPTVIGSTQFIYQHVDPSISSNGFSIKPYGFPIFFSSSTYTRVGNSDSEEPDENELENDSERLVPSKDSIKKTELEREVGLIMEIIKRPGRSCIALRNNLEKCGVATSPELVVEVLAQVRNDWELAYTFFLWAGNQPDYAHSLRQYHSMIGILGKMRRFDTAWTLIDEMKRGGKNGGESMVTPHTLLIMIRRYCAVHDVGKAINTFYAYKQFNFEVSINSFQDLLSALCRYKNVKEAESLMLCNKDVYPLTTKSFNIILNGWCNIICSPREGKRIWWEMNNRGIHRDVISYSTIITCYSKSSETKEVIKIFDELIASDINPDRKVYNAVIHSLAKSGLVVKARNLMKSMEEKGISPNSITYNSLIMPLCKAQRSTDAREVLDEMLQRGLLPTVRTYHAFFQASRTAEEALLILKKMNVMGCCPNHDTYVMLIRKFSRWGDLENVSKIWNEMISNGLDPDRSSYVARVHGLFLNGMLEEAYKYHVEMKAKDLLPEPEIEERLDEWMKIKCSNS; encoded by the coding sequence ATGTGGAACTTCAGAAGACAATTTGCGCGATCATTGTTATTACATTCGCATCACAATAATTCCAATTCAAGAACTTTTCCTACTGTCATTGGCTCAACACAATTTATCTATCAACATGTTGATCCGTCCATATCCTCTAATGGTTTTTCAATTAAACCGTATGGCTTTCCAATATTTTTCTCTTCCTCAACTTACACACGTGTAGGAAATTCAGATTCTGAGGAACCAGATGAAAACGAGTTAGAAAATGATAGCGAGAGATTAGTTCCCTCCAAAGATTCTATCAAAAAAACTGAACTTGAAAGAGAAGTTGGATTGATAATGGAGATAATCAAGCGACCTGGTCGAAGTTGTATTGCTTTGAGGAACAATCTTGAGAAATGTGGTGTGGCCACCTCGCCGGAGCTGGTGGTTGAAGTTCTCGCGCAAGTTAGGAACGATTGGGAACTGGCGTATACATTCTTTCTTTGGGCTGGCAATCAGCCAGATTATGCACATTCTTTGCGCCAGTATCATTCCATGATCGGTATTCTGGGTAAAATGAGAAGATTCGATACTGCTTGGACATTGATTGATGAAATGAAGAGAGGTGGAAAGAATGGCGGAGAATCAATGGTGACTCCTCACACCTTATTGATCATGATCAGAAGGTATTGTGCTGTTCATGATGTGGGCAAGGCCATCAACACCTTTTATGCGTATAAACAGTTTAACTTCGAGGTTAGTATCAATTCATTTCAAGATCTTCTTTCTGCTCTTTGCCGATACAAAAACGTGAAAGAAGCTGAAAGTTTGATGCTCTGTAACAAAGACGTTTACCCATTAACAACCAAAAGCTTCAACATCATCCTCAACGGATGGTGTAACATCATCTGCAGTCCACGAGAAGGGAAGAGAATATGGTGGGAAATGAACAACAGAGGGATCCATCGTGATGTTATATCATATTCAACTATCATAACTTGCTATTCAAAATCAAGTGAAACAAAAGAAGTAATCAAGATTTTCGATGAGTTGATAGCATCAGATATTAATCCCGATAGAAAGGTTTACAACGCTGTGATTCACTCTCTTGCAAAATCCGGGCTTGTAGTTAAAGCACGCAATCTGATGAAATCAATGGAAGAGAAAGGAATATCTCCAAATTCAATCACGTACAACTCCTTGATCATGCCTCTTTGTAAAGCACAACGATCTACAGATGCCCGTGAAGTGCTCGATGAAATGCTGCAAAGAGGATTGCTCCCTACAGTTCGAACATACCATGCTTTTTTCCAGGCATCAAGAACAGCTGAAGAAGCTCTTTTGATATTGAAGAAGATGAATGTAATGGGATGTTGCCCGAATCATGACACTTATGTCATGTTGATTAGAAAGTTCAGTCGATGGGGGGATTTGGAAAATGTGTCGAAGATTTGGAATGAGATGATTAGCAATGGGCTGGATCCTGATCGGAGTTCTTATGTGGCCCGGGTTCATGGGCTTTTTTTGAATGGGATGTTGGAGGAAGCTTATAAATATCATGTGGAAATGAAGGCTAAAGATTTATTACCTGAGCCTGAGATAGAAGAGAGGCTGGATGAATGGATGAAAATCAAATGTAGCAATTCATAA
- the LOC111905364 gene encoding uncharacterized protein LOC111905364, with protein MNSNTQNLEIFIQAPDLQIPTRALTLTPNLTIRNLKLSFLSQISSIHQTLVSSSFLTVNGRLLSDSDTVENSGVTSLSTLSLRFRLSGGGGDGGATGAESRDCYLNMYAEKKPDKCDPNEQRLSKWLNCALSNEPLKHPIVVDYLGNLFNKQPLVEALLMKKLPKAFSHIKGLKDMIAVELAAIPGSDSPSSGDVKFQCPITGMEFNGKYKFYALKSCGHVLSSKALKEVKSSTCHVCHKDFAESDKIVINGNEEEVILLREKMEIEKMKLREKKVKKVKNGETGICDDGVKLSGTKHGIVDLKGPQKISGKIETNGKDVNGLKANGKRFKAGDSAPAHANKEVYASIFTSSRKSEFKETYSCRSLPLGRN; from the coding sequence ATGAATTCCAACACCCAGAACTTAGAAATCTTCATACAAGCCCCAGATCTTCAAATCCCAACTCGTGCCCTAACCCTAACCCCTAATCTCACAATCCGCAACCTCAAACTATCTTTCCTTTCCCAAATTAGCTCAATCCATCAAACCCTTGTATCCTCCAGTTTCTTAACCGTGAACGGCCGCCTTCTCTCAGATTCCGACACCGTTGAAAACTCCGGAGTCACAAGTTTATCGACGCTCAGCCTTCGATTTCGTCTCTCTGGCGGCGGAGGTGATGGCGGTGCTACGGGGGCGGAGTCCCGCGACTGTTATCTCAACATGTATGCCGAAAAGAAGCCTGATAAATGTGATCCGAATGAACAGAGGCTATCAAAATGGTTGAATTGTGCGTTATCAAACGAGCCCTTGAAGCATCCTATTGTAGTTGATTATCTAGGAAATCTGTTCAATAAACAACCTTTAGTCGAGGCATTGCTGATGAAGAAATTGCCAAAAGCCTTCTCTCATATAAAGGGTTTGAAGGACATGATAGCAGTCGAGCTTGCAGCTATACCTGGATCAGATTCTCCTAGCAGCGGTGATGTGAAATTTCAATGTCCAATCACAGGGATGGAGTTCAACGGTAAGTACAAGTTTTATGCTTTAAAGAGTTGTGGGCATGTGTTAAGTTCCAAAGCTTTGAAAGAGGTCAAATCCTCCACTTGTCATGTCTGTCATAAAGATTTTGCGGAATCTGACAAGATTGTGATCAATGGGAATGAAGAAGAGGTGATTTTGTTGAGAGAGAAGATGGagattgagaagatgaagttaAGAGAGAAGAAAGTGAAGAAAGTGAAGAATGGAGAGACAGGTATTTGTGATGATGGAGTTAAGTTGAGTGGGACTAAACATGGGATTGTTGATTTGAAGGGTCCTCAGAAGATTTCAGGTAAGATTGAAACAAATGGGAAAGATGTTAATGGTTTGAAGGCGAATGGGAAACGTTTTAAAGCAGGGGATAGTGCTCCTGCACATGCGAATAAGGAAGTTTATGCATCGATTTTTACCTCTTCAAGAAAATCTGAGTTTAAAGAAACATATTCTTGCAGATCTTTGCCACTTGGTAGGAATTGA